A genomic stretch from Tenrec ecaudatus isolate mTenEca1 chromosome X, mTenEca1.hap1, whole genome shotgun sequence includes:
- the HAPSTR2 gene encoding HUWE1-associated protein modifying stress responses 2 produces the protein MEVPLQEGEAEGAPPPLAQGERSCAAEGEPPATDQQEAAAAQATALQQEQQRQLWHLFQRSATAVAQLYQEPGWQVEAGASPWDPFQHAAVAVTSLYKASGDVQRQSFDLGVQVGRQRRVGDVLAWAQKGRSLIRREDLIGFLCGKGPATPPAPSAPRPAAKPAAAAVGGAVPAEAASSAALVDLQPFHEAIALHGFERTLAAGAPSPQPHHSDPGGDGGGGSGSGSATACRKITFLDDDALSPANAEEVDPGPEGAGIRKRPSSPGAEALTDLPSPKRNRML, from the coding sequence ATGGAGGTGCCGCTGCAGGAGGGCGAGGCTGAGGGCGCCCCGCCGCCGCTCGCCCAGGGGGAGCGCTCGTGCGCGGCTGAGGGCGAGCCGCCAGCCACAGATCAGCAGGAGGCGGCGGCCGCCCAGGCGACGGCCCTCCAGCAGGAGCAGCAGAGGCAGCTGTGGCACCTTTTCCAGAGGTCGGCCACCGCCGTGGCTCAGCTCTACCAAGAGCCAGGGTGGCAGGTGGAGGCGGGCGCGTCGCCGTGGGACCCCTTCCAGCACGCGGCCGTGGCCGTGACCAGCCTCTACAAGGCGAGCGGGGACGTCCAACGCCAAAGTTTTGACCTGGGCGTCCAGGTGGGCCGCCAGCGGCGCGTCGGGGATGTGCTGGCCTGGGCGCAGAAGGGCCGAAGCCTCATCCGCCGCGAAGACCTGATTGGTTTCCTCTGTGGCAAGGGGCCGGCCACCCCCCCGGCGCCGAGCGCCCCCCGGCCCGCCGCcaagccggccgccgccgccgtcgGGGGCGCGGTCCCGGCCGAGGCGGCCTCGTCCGCGGCGCTCGTCGACCTGCAGCCGTTCCACGAGGCCATCGCCCTGCATGGCTTCGAGCGGACCCTGGCGGCCGGCGCGCCCAGCCCCCAGCCGCACCACAGCGACCCAGGCGgcgacggcggcggcggcagcggcagcggcagcgCTACCGCGTGCCGCAAGATTACCTTCCTCGACGACGACGCCTTGAGCCCCGCGAATGCGGAAGAAGTCGACCCCGGGCCGGAAGGCGCCGGGATCCGCAAGCGCCCGTCATCTCCGGGTGCCGAGGCCCTGACAGACTTGCCCAGCCCAAAGCGCAACCGAATGCTCTGA
- the LOC142434654 gene encoding dolichyl-diphosphooligosaccharide--protein glycosyltransferase subunit 4-like → MITDVQLAIFANMLGVSLFLLVVLYHYVAINNPKKQD, encoded by the coding sequence ATGATCACGGACGTGCAGCTCGCCATCTTCGCCAACATGCTGGGCGTGTCGCTCTTCTTGCTTGTCGTTCTCTATCACTACGTGGCCATCAACAATCCCAAGAAGCAGGACTGA